In one window of Ostrinia nubilalis chromosome 19, ilOstNubi1.1, whole genome shotgun sequence DNA:
- the LOC135081243 gene encoding putative nuclease HARBI1: protein MNAINAIVHLANNADPARRRKLYRQRSNPFDLRDLNFKIKYRFNKDTVRTIIDLVEDDLVQSARGGGTCPELQVLVAIRCWGRREVQDDAGDLHGLSQPTVSRICARVAHAIANKANSFIKMPITIGEQERISAKFRAIKNFPGVIGAIDCTHIKIKKTGGDMAQYYINRKGYYSLNVQVVCDADLKIMDIVARWRGSTHDSRIFMESNIKQRFEDRQFRGRLIGDSGYPLLPYLFTPILRPSRPEEEAYNNAHISTRNTVERCFGVWKQRFQCLLHGLPVSLQNGKAVIIALAVLHNIAIDMNDTLLEQHMEQVPVTPQLSTENSVHDNRPSLLRRRSQLILQNFINQHF from the exons atgaatgctataaatgcaattgtgcatttagccaataatgccgacccagcgcgacgtagaaagctctaccgccaacgaagcaacccattcgatttgcgggacctaaattttaaaataaaatataggttcaataaggacacagtgcgcaccatcatagatttggtggaagatgatctggttcagagcgctagaggtggtggcacgtgtcctgaactgcaagttttagtggccataagatgttggggacgtcgtgag gtacaagatgatgctggtgacctccatggcctaagtcagccgacagtgagccggatatgcgccagagtcgcgcatgcaatcgcgaataaggcaaattccttcatcaaaatgcctatcactataggagagcaggaaagaattagtgccaaatttagagcaattaaaaattttcctggggtgataggagccatagattgcacccacattaaaattaaaaaaaccggaggtgacatggcccagtactatattaatagaaaaggctattattccctgaatgttcag gttgtctgtgatgctgacctcaaaataatggatatagtggctagatggcgaggcagtacacatgacagtcgaatttttatggagagcaatataaaacaacgatttgaggataggcagtttagaggacgccttattggcgattcgggctaccctcttctgccatatctatttacacctattttaaggcctagtcgtccagaagaagaagcatacaataatgctcacatctcaactaggaacactgttgaaaggtgttttggggtgtggaagcagcggttccaatgcctactccatggcttaccagtaagcctccaaaatggaaaagctgtgatcatagcattggctgtattacataatatagccattgatatgaatgacacattgttag aacaacatatggagcaggtccctgtaactccgcaactttcgacggagaacagtgttcacgacaaccgaccttcattgttgaggcgtaggtcgcagttgatactacaaaattttataaatcaacatttttga